A region of Paenibacillus sp. JNUCC-31 DNA encodes the following proteins:
- the pepT gene encoding peptidase T, whose protein sequence is MKDILIQRLITYAQMDTQSDESSETCPSTPGQLVLGKYLVEECKSIGLQDVTMDDNGYVMATLTSNTDKDVPVIGFLAHLDTATDFTGKNVKPQVIDNYDGQDILLNQELDVVLSTTDFPELREYKGHTLITTDGTTLLGADNKAGITEIMTAMAYLIEHPELKHGKIRVAFTPDEEIGRGPHKFDVPAFGAKYAYTVDGGPLGELEYESFNAAAAKITVRGTNVHPGTAKNKMVNSAKIAMELNRRLPAEEAPEFTDGYEGFYHLLSIEGDVEQTKMSYIIRDFDREKFEERKTYLLNVVSELQTKYGEKSISIELNDQYYNMREKIEPVRQIVDIAHEAMTRLGIEPIIRPIRGGTDGSQLSYMGMPTPNIFTGGENYHGKFEYVSVDNMVKATQVIVEIAQLFEQRGDV, encoded by the coding sequence GTGAAAGATATTTTAATCCAACGACTGATTACCTATGCTCAAATGGATACACAATCCGATGAAAGTAGTGAGACATGCCCTTCCACACCCGGCCAGCTGGTCTTGGGAAAATACCTGGTTGAAGAATGCAAATCCATCGGTTTGCAGGATGTGACCATGGACGATAACGGCTATGTGATGGCGACATTGACATCCAATACAGACAAGGACGTTCCAGTAATTGGTTTCCTGGCCCATCTGGATACGGCTACCGATTTTACAGGCAAGAATGTCAAACCACAGGTCATCGACAACTATGATGGGCAAGATATTCTACTGAATCAGGAACTGGACGTGGTGTTATCCACCACCGATTTCCCGGAACTGCGTGAATATAAAGGCCACACCTTGATCACAACAGATGGCACAACTTTGCTTGGGGCAGACAACAAGGCAGGCATTACCGAAATCATGACGGCGATGGCTTATCTGATTGAACACCCGGAATTGAAACACGGAAAGATCCGCGTCGCCTTTACTCCGGATGAAGAGATTGGCCGCGGGCCACATAAGTTCGATGTTCCTGCTTTTGGAGCCAAGTATGCCTACACGGTGGACGGCGGACCACTCGGTGAGCTGGAATACGAAAGTTTCAATGCTGCTGCTGCCAAAATTACGGTTCGAGGTACCAACGTTCACCCGGGTACGGCCAAGAATAAGATGGTCAATTCGGCTAAAATCGCGATGGAACTGAACCGCCGTTTACCTGCAGAGGAAGCTCCCGAATTCACGGACGGTTATGAAGGATTTTATCATTTGCTGTCCATCGAGGGAGACGTCGAACAGACCAAGATGAGCTACATCATCCGCGACTTCGACCGGGAGAAGTTTGAGGAACGCAAAACATACTTGTTGAATGTCGTTAGTGAGCTGCAAACCAAATATGGTGAGAAAAGCATCTCCATCGAATTAAATGATCAGTACTATAACATGCGGGAAAAAATTGAACCAGTACGCCAGATCGTCGATATTGCGCATGAAGCCATGACTCGCCTGGGTATTGAGCCGATTATTCGCCCGATTCGCGGAGGCACGGACGGTTCTCAGCTCTCGTACATGGGCATGCCTACACCCAACATCTTCACCGGTGGAGAGAACTATCACGGCAAGTTCGAATATGTGTCGGTCGATAATATGGTGAAGGCCACGCAGGTCATCGTGGAAATTGCTCAATTATTTGAACAGCGTGGGGATGTTTAA
- a CDS encoding Crp/Fnr family transcriptional regulator gives MREIMDFGLLRQLAREHGLDQVLDEPALAELRLLEASKGEIICAKGERPERLYFLVQGKLKIYTTLPNGKSLLLRFSTPPALIGDLELVNGKEAKNTVESVNRSLLLGVSYRYLRNTYAENPKFLHFMLSHVTHKLYTFSNLSSLNLLYPVESRFASYLLSTMEQGEQITEEIQTSKLTELADMLGTSYRHLNRVIHDLCDREIIRKERRKLVICNLEQLREIAGGNMYE, from the coding sequence ATGAGAGAGATCATGGACTTTGGATTGCTGCGCCAACTTGCTCGAGAGCATGGCCTGGATCAGGTGCTGGACGAGCCTGCGCTTGCTGAATTAAGACTGCTGGAAGCCTCCAAGGGAGAGATTATATGTGCCAAAGGTGAACGTCCCGAACGATTGTATTTTCTCGTTCAGGGTAAGCTCAAGATTTATACGACACTGCCGAATGGCAAATCTCTGTTACTGCGTTTCAGTACGCCGCCTGCGTTGATCGGAGACCTGGAGCTGGTTAATGGCAAGGAAGCCAAAAATACAGTGGAATCCGTTAACAGGAGCCTGTTGCTCGGTGTGAGTTATCGTTATCTCAGAAATACATATGCAGAAAATCCGAAGTTTCTCCATTTTATGCTCAGCCATGTGACCCACAAGTTATATACCTTCTCCAATTTGTCGAGTCTTAATCTGCTATACCCGGTCGAGAGCCGTTTTGCGAGCTATTTGCTGTCCACGATGGAGCAGGGGGAGCAGATTACGGAAGAAATCCAGACCTCCAAGCTGACAGAGCTGGCAGATATGCTGGGTACAAGCTACAGGCACTTAAACCGGGTCATTCATGACCTCTGTGACCGCGAGATCATTCGAAAAGAACGGCGAAAGCTCGTCATCTGCAATCTGGAGCAGCTGCGTGAAATTGCGGGAGGCAATATGTACGAATAA
- a CDS encoding methyl-accepting chemotaxis protein, which yields MNVVEALLKVMPYIRLILREPASLTVYDHEKVLYSVSTDKFNLGFNEGDPLLDGYKNFTALTNGREATLTHLPAEFYGIELDVLNIPILDDNHQVVAIFCVSYDQSNQNQLEAIIQENRTINGTLVDMDQHVAAHAEELQATSEQILENTRLAVHNSSQINKVAGFIREISEQTNLLGLNAAIEAARVGEAGAGFGVVATEVRKLSVDAKQATSDIDISLKDVQEVIKQMEVEVSQIAASSQEQATLVSSFTDVIEKLNETGERMKALSEQLISYSVNQ from the coding sequence ATGAATGTTGTAGAAGCCCTTTTGAAAGTGATGCCTTATATCCGTTTGATTCTTAGAGAACCAGCCAGTTTGACCGTGTATGATCACGAAAAGGTATTGTATTCCGTCTCCACCGATAAATTCAATCTCGGATTCAACGAAGGCGATCCTCTTTTGGACGGATATAAAAACTTCACTGCGCTCACGAACGGACGCGAAGCCACGCTGACCCACTTACCAGCTGAATTCTACGGTATTGAGCTGGATGTTCTAAACATTCCGATCTTGGATGACAATCATCAGGTTGTCGCCATCTTCTGCGTGTCGTACGATCAATCGAATCAAAATCAGCTTGAAGCTATTATACAAGAGAATCGAACCATTAATGGAACTCTGGTCGATATGGACCAACACGTCGCTGCTCATGCCGAGGAATTGCAAGCCACCAGCGAACAAATTCTGGAGAACACACGTCTAGCGGTACACAACTCTTCCCAGATTAACAAAGTGGCCGGATTCATTCGTGAAATCTCTGAACAAACCAATCTTCTTGGACTTAATGCCGCTATTGAAGCTGCGCGTGTAGGTGAAGCCGGCGCAGGTTTTGGCGTCGTAGCAACAGAAGTTCGCAAACTTTCGGTCGATGCCAAACAGGCTACCAGTGATATTGATATTAGCTTGAAAGATGTACAAGAAGTTATTAAACAGATGGAAGTTGAAGTCTCCCAGATTGCAGCCTCTTCACAGGAGCAAGCTACACTCGTATCATCCTTCACGGATGTGATCGAGAAGCTGAATGAAACGGGTGAACGCATGAAAGCTCTGTCCGAGCAACTCATTAGTTACTCTGTGAACCAATAG
- a CDS encoding alanine/glycine:cation symporter family protein, translating into MEQTIQDIVVVFNDFLWSKLLIILLVVCGVYFTTKTRFMQFRMIGDMVKVLAEPRSKEPGKISPFQAFCISMAARVGTGNITGIALAIALGGPGAVFWMWIIAIIGSASSFVESTLAQIYKVKDNGGFRGGPAYYMERGLGKRWMGILFAILITLSFGLVFNAVQSNTITVAFKNSFGVDRLTVGIIMAVVFAGIIMGGVKRIAKASEYIVVVLAVLYIGVAAFVVLANITQVPAMIALIVKNAFGIEQVAGGTLGAALMNGVKRGLFSNEAGMGSAPNAAATADTTHPVKQGLIQAFGVLTDTLVICTSTAMIILLSGVYKGSNLGGIELTQAALSVHIGSWASGFLAVMVFLFAFSTLIGNYYYGETNIEFIKSNKIWLWVYRICVIAMVLFGAIAKVQLVWDLADLFMGLMVVVNLIAILMLSKVTFEALKDYRKQKAEGRDPIFTRDRIHIPGEVECWESEAEVTGTK; encoded by the coding sequence ATGGAGCAAACAATACAAGATATTGTCGTCGTTTTCAACGATTTTCTGTGGTCCAAGCTATTAATTATTTTGTTGGTCGTATGCGGAGTGTACTTTACCACCAAGACCCGGTTCATGCAATTCCGGATGATTGGAGATATGGTCAAAGTGCTTGCGGAGCCAAGAAGCAAGGAGCCTGGCAAAATTTCGCCGTTTCAGGCATTCTGTATCAGTATGGCAGCCCGTGTAGGCACCGGGAATATCACCGGTATAGCGCTGGCCATCGCTTTGGGCGGACCAGGGGCAGTGTTCTGGATGTGGATCATTGCGATTATTGGTTCGGCCTCCAGTTTTGTGGAAAGCACGCTTGCTCAAATATATAAGGTTAAAGACAATGGTGGATTCCGCGGGGGTCCGGCATATTATATGGAGCGGGGACTGGGCAAACGTTGGATGGGGATCTTGTTCGCGATTCTCATTACATTGTCGTTCGGTTTGGTCTTTAATGCAGTGCAGTCCAACACCATCACCGTAGCATTCAAAAATTCTTTCGGTGTTGATCGGTTGACAGTCGGCATCATTATGGCGGTTGTATTTGCAGGAATTATTATGGGCGGTGTGAAACGGATTGCCAAAGCGTCCGAATACATTGTCGTCGTTCTTGCGGTGTTATACATCGGTGTGGCTGCATTTGTTGTATTGGCTAACATCACTCAGGTTCCAGCCATGATTGCCCTGATTGTGAAAAATGCTTTTGGTATTGAACAGGTTGCGGGTGGTACACTGGGAGCCGCACTGATGAATGGTGTCAAGCGTGGGCTGTTCTCCAACGAGGCAGGTATGGGTAGTGCCCCGAATGCAGCGGCAACGGCGGATACAACTCATCCAGTCAAACAAGGGCTTATTCAAGCATTTGGCGTGTTGACAGATACCTTGGTCATCTGTACGAGTACAGCCATGATTATTTTGTTGTCAGGCGTGTACAAAGGTTCGAATTTGGGCGGGATTGAATTGACCCAGGCGGCATTAAGTGTGCATATCGGCTCATGGGCATCCGGATTCTTGGCCGTCATGGTATTTCTGTTTGCCTTCAGTACGCTCATCGGGAATTATTACTATGGAGAGACAAATATTGAATTTATCAAGTCCAATAAAATTTGGCTGTGGGTATATCGTATCTGCGTCATCGCGATGGTGCTGTTCGGTGCTATAGCCAAGGTGCAGTTGGTATGGGATCTGGCTGATCTGTTTATGGGGCTGATGGTGGTAGTGAACCTGATTGCCATCCTGATGTTGTCCAAAGTGACATTCGAAGCGCTCAAGGATTATAGGAAACAAAAGGCCGAGGGGCGTGACCCCATCTTTACAAGGGATCGTATTCACATTCCGGGTGAAGTGGAGTGTTGGGAATCCGAGGCTGAGGTTACAGGGACCAAGTAG
- a CDS encoding response regulator, with protein sequence MRYFIVDDDPGVRSMLMDMIEDEGLGDIAGEAEDGAHIHAELLELHKVDVLLIDLLMPQRDGIETVRALEGRFEGKIVMISQIESKNMIGEAYSLGIEYYITKPVNRLEILSVLRLVEERLRMQQSIADIQRTLQGLARLQSPERAASQAPDKTITTAGHFLLSEMGMIGEAGSRDLLDMLEYLEQVETEDHKLSPYMFPSLKDIFQNVAIRKLGRDASPAEVTKEIKASEQRVRRAIFQTLSHVVSLGLTDYTHPKFENYASKFFDFTEIRKKMLELQNNVEPSLSQTRINTKKFVQVLYLEAKRLLH encoded by the coding sequence ATGCGTTATTTTATCGTGGATGATGATCCAGGGGTTCGTTCCATGTTGATGGATATGATAGAGGATGAAGGGCTGGGTGACATTGCTGGGGAAGCGGAGGACGGAGCACATATCCACGCCGAATTGCTGGAGTTGCACAAGGTCGATGTCCTGCTGATTGATCTGCTCATGCCACAGCGGGACGGTATTGAAACGGTACGCGCGCTTGAGGGAAGGTTCGAAGGCAAGATCGTAATGATTTCCCAGATTGAATCGAAAAATATGATTGGCGAAGCCTATTCGCTAGGCATCGAATATTACATTACGAAGCCGGTTAATCGGCTGGAGATCCTGTCTGTTCTGCGTCTGGTGGAAGAACGCCTTCGCATGCAGCAATCCATTGCAGATATTCAGCGGACGCTGCAGGGGTTGGCCAGGCTGCAATCTCCCGAACGCGCTGCGTCACAAGCTCCAGACAAAACGATTACCACAGCAGGGCATTTCCTGCTGTCCGAGATGGGCATGATCGGAGAAGCAGGCAGCAGGGATCTGCTGGACATGCTGGAATATCTGGAGCAAGTCGAGACGGAGGACCATAAGCTGTCTCCTTACATGTTCCCTTCACTGAAGGATATTTTCCAAAATGTAGCGATACGCAAACTGGGCAGAGATGCTTCCCCGGCAGAAGTGACCAAGGAGATTAAGGCATCGGAACAGCGTGTCCGGAGAGCCATTTTCCAGACCCTAAGCCATGTTGTGTCTCTGGGACTGACGGATTATACACATCCGAAGTTCGAAAATTATGCGTCAAAGTTCTTTGATTTTACCGAGATTCGCAAAAAGATGCTGGAATTGCAAAACAATGTGGAACCTTCCCTGTCCCAGACACGGATTAACACGAAAAAGTTCGTTCAGGTCTTATATCTGGAGGCCAAACGGTTGCTGCATTAG
- a CDS encoding aspartyl-phosphate phosphatase Spo0E family protein — protein MVMSMELKSQIENARHNLHMLVEHNEGGFGHPDVLKQSMALDELINEYNRMNRSKQTI, from the coding sequence ATGGTTATGAGTATGGAATTGAAAAGTCAAATCGAAAATGCTAGACATAACCTTCATATGTTGGTAGAGCATAACGAGGGTGGTTTTGGACATCCTGATGTGCTAAAACAGTCCATGGCACTGGATGAACTGATCAATGAGTACAATCGAATGAACCGAAGCAAGCAGACAATTTGA
- a CDS encoding rhamnogalacturonan lyase family protein yields the protein MIAKTRRVGLVLLLWVFTISSLGWGTMFGTPTASAAVSNGEASGGGTYKYDFGSGAVANEYTGVDSTSAYSVEQGYGFTDLSKVIVQDRGTSDPVKSDFAKITDGGGFKVDLPSGDYTVSLVAGDSEGNTDIAIKVESMNKVQPNTKAAGEYLEMSFDIALVDGQMNFEFSGTAANINVLVITKQQEREAGNKPAVYLAGDSTMQTYNPYWEPQAGWGQMFPSFFSDAVEIKNHSIGGRSSKSFIFEGRLDEILRLIRPGDYLFVQFGHNDATISVPDRYASPADYKNYLKTYIDGVQQRGATPVLVTPMGRRDFNADTGKFNVSFPEYVQAMKEVASEKNVKLIDLSALSIAYYDSIGPEATLSVFLHVSPGIYQAFPNGATDNTHFQEYGAIQIARLVAGAVRELNLPLSEAVQDAEVPAELPAKPAGLKAGSISNAGAVLKWTADDTADIYKVYRKLSTEPESAYKLAGTATISTLTLTGLVEGKSYTVRVTAVNGRGESEPSDEVSFTTKSATYRYDFGPVGSPVAEGYTEVNRNTLYTPERGYGLTSSANMADRDRGSGTDHLRRDFVIYFNGSYEFKVDLPNGTYSVKTYTGDWIGSAKTNMNIEGKDYGTVSSGAQNIAEKVINQINVQDGQMNLIFSGATAHLNGLEITPVLVAPSNLKLDGLDLESDPITAALSWDAIGDDVQYKVYRQSTGATKAELLATTDTTTYIDNKVDLGMNYVYTVTAADRTGTESVASNALPVSTIDSSVEKAQVPSGLSLLSINKNDVSFTWTESAGARAYQIYRAVKQDGPYDLIARTKETAYTDSTILSTIPYFYKVASVNAGGVSELSVVLETPVATTLNREMEYLDRAPVAVKTENGNYIGWRMLGLDAETIAFNLYRDGVKLNDVPITGSTNFTDAEGTDASKYRVMTVENGIEKAATKEFGVWQEQYLSVPLQKPADAYTKDGQPYSYYAGDASVGDVDGDGEYEIILMWSPNNGKDNSQSGYTGIVYMDAYKLDGTRLWRINMGPNIRAGAHYSPFLVYDFDGDGRAELMMRTADGTVDGQGKVIGDANADHRNSSGYVLLGDEFLTVFDGETGAALDTVEYDPPRGDVASWGDGYGNRVDRFLAAVAYLDGEHPSAMFSRGYYTRTVLASYNFRDGKLSKVWRFDSNDDGYGEYAGQGNHNLSVADVDGDGKDEITFGAMAIDDDGKPLYNTKLGHGDAMHLSDLDPTRPGLEVFDVHEHKDSQYGMEMRDAATGEILWGVFTGIDTGRGMAADIDPNYPGSEVWAATITNEQHIPITGLYSAQGELISTKIPSSTNFGIWWDGDLLRELQDGIRVDKWDAQNQTTVNLLTATGAASNNGTKANPSLQADLFGDWREEVMWRSQDSSELRIYTTTDETVARIRTLMHDPVYRLGVAWQNVAYNQPPHTGFHLGVGMDQPAAPNIRYVGAPQEMEDTTPPVITGMPAEQMSEEDILKVGVKAEDPESGITLLQLTWDGEAVEQGDEITLAGLVGKHTFTARAVNGVGLITELSVEVTVIAADQAAGEPGVPVLSDNAGYSSGLADGTYTITMNMWWGNNGTRYKLYENGELIDTQKLTASTPSAQKASTDISGRADGTYVYTCELINSKGTTECAPHTVTVRDAAPTKPVLSHDNWDGDGNYTITVNMWWGTNATSYRLYENGQEIDSQPLTAASPNAQTATAVITDRAPGEYEYHVEWINTSGSVTSDVIKVKVTR from the coding sequence ATGATCGCGAAGACGCGGCGAGTTGGCTTGGTTTTGCTTCTATGGGTATTTACGATTTCCAGTCTGGGCTGGGGTACGATGTTTGGCACGCCAACCGCAAGTGCAGCCGTATCGAATGGGGAAGCATCCGGCGGGGGCACTTATAAATATGACTTTGGCTCAGGAGCTGTTGCGAATGAATATACAGGGGTGGACAGTACGTCTGCCTATTCGGTGGAACAGGGGTATGGCTTCACGGATTTGTCCAAGGTAATTGTTCAGGATCGGGGTACAAGTGATCCGGTGAAATCGGATTTTGCCAAAATTACCGATGGGGGCGGATTTAAGGTAGACCTGCCAAGCGGTGATTATACCGTCTCCCTGGTCGCTGGCGACAGTGAAGGCAACACAGATATAGCCATCAAGGTGGAGAGCATGAACAAGGTTCAGCCGAACACCAAGGCAGCGGGTGAGTATCTGGAGATGAGTTTTGATATCGCTCTGGTGGATGGGCAGATGAACTTTGAATTTTCCGGAACGGCTGCGAATATCAATGTACTGGTAATCACCAAACAGCAGGAACGCGAAGCAGGTAACAAGCCTGCGGTGTACCTTGCGGGTGACTCCACGATGCAAACGTACAATCCGTATTGGGAGCCCCAAGCCGGTTGGGGGCAGATGTTCCCGTCCTTCTTCAGTGACGCCGTGGAAATTAAAAACCATTCCATCGGTGGACGCAGCTCCAAATCCTTTATATTCGAAGGGCGATTGGATGAGATTCTGCGCCTCATTCGTCCGGGAGATTATCTGTTCGTGCAGTTCGGACATAATGATGCAACGATCAGTGTTCCAGACCGCTATGCTTCACCCGCCGATTACAAAAACTATCTGAAAACCTACATAGACGGTGTGCAGCAGCGGGGAGCTACCCCAGTCTTGGTAACCCCAATGGGTCGCAGGGACTTTAACGCAGACACAGGAAAGTTCAATGTGTCCTTCCCTGAATATGTGCAGGCGATGAAAGAAGTAGCCTCGGAGAAAAATGTGAAGCTGATCGATCTAAGCGCACTAAGCATTGCGTACTATGATTCCATTGGGCCGGAAGCGACGTTGTCTGTCTTCCTCCATGTCTCACCGGGTATCTATCAGGCGTTCCCGAACGGGGCAACAGATAATACCCACTTCCAGGAATATGGGGCCATTCAGATTGCCCGTCTGGTTGCAGGTGCGGTTCGTGAACTGAATCTGCCCTTATCGGAAGCGGTTCAGGATGCCGAGGTTCCGGCTGAGTTGCCAGCCAAACCCGCCGGATTGAAGGCGGGCAGCATTAGCAACGCTGGAGCGGTATTGAAATGGACGGCGGATGATACCGCAGACATCTACAAAGTGTACCGTAAGCTTTCAACAGAGCCGGAGTCTGCCTACAAGCTGGCAGGAACGGCAACTATATCTACTTTAACACTAACCGGTCTGGTGGAAGGCAAGTCGTACACGGTTCGAGTAACCGCTGTGAATGGCCGCGGAGAATCCGAACCTTCGGATGAGGTCAGCTTCACCACCAAATCGGCAACGTATCGGTATGATTTTGGCCCGGTAGGATCTCCGGTTGCTGAAGGGTATACGGAAGTCAATCGGAATACACTGTATACGCCTGAACGCGGTTATGGATTAACGTCTTCCGCCAATATGGCAGATCGGGATCGTGGCAGCGGGACGGATCATCTGCGCCGTGACTTCGTCATTTATTTTAACGGTTCATATGAATTCAAAGTGGATCTGCCGAATGGTACCTATTCGGTCAAGACGTACACGGGGGACTGGATTGGATCAGCAAAAACCAATATGAACATCGAAGGCAAAGATTATGGAACGGTATCTTCCGGCGCTCAAAATATAGCCGAAAAAGTGATCAACCAGATTAACGTCCAGGATGGACAGATGAACCTGATCTTCAGCGGGGCTACGGCGCATCTCAACGGACTTGAGATTACACCCGTCTTGGTGGCCCCTTCTAATCTGAAACTGGATGGCCTGGATCTGGAGAGTGATCCGATCACGGCTGCATTGTCATGGGATGCAATTGGGGATGACGTGCAGTATAAGGTGTACCGTCAGTCAACCGGAGCAACCAAAGCCGAGTTGCTGGCAACTACCGATACAACAACCTATATCGACAACAAGGTCGACCTGGGCATGAATTATGTATATACGGTAACGGCTGCAGATCGTACAGGTACAGAATCGGTAGCATCCAATGCATTACCTGTTTCGACGATTGATTCATCTGTAGAGAAGGCACAGGTCCCTTCAGGTCTGTCGTTACTAAGCATTAACAAAAATGACGTCTCCTTCACTTGGACGGAATCAGCAGGAGCACGTGCATATCAAATCTATCGTGCTGTGAAGCAGGATGGGCCGTATGACTTAATCGCTCGCACCAAGGAGACGGCATACACAGACTCCACCATTCTCAGCACCATTCCTTATTTTTATAAAGTGGCGTCTGTGAATGCAGGTGGGGTATCCGAACTGTCGGTGGTACTCGAAACACCTGTAGCAACAACGCTAAATCGTGAAATGGAATATCTGGACCGTGCTCCGGTCGCTGTAAAAACAGAAAACGGCAACTATATCGGCTGGCGCATGCTGGGTCTGGATGCGGAGACGATTGCTTTCAATCTGTATCGGGATGGTGTTAAGCTTAACGATGTACCGATAACGGGAAGCACCAACTTTACGGATGCCGAAGGCACGGATGCGTCCAAATACCGCGTCATGACAGTAGAAAACGGCATTGAAAAAGCGGCAACGAAGGAATTCGGCGTTTGGCAGGAGCAGTACCTGTCTGTACCTCTGCAAAAGCCTGCCGATGCATATACGAAAGACGGACAGCCGTATTCGTATTATGCGGGGGATGCCAGTGTAGGTGATGTTGATGGTGATGGTGAATATGAAATTATTCTGATGTGGTCGCCAAACAACGGCAAGGATAATTCTCAATCCGGATACACAGGCATTGTATACATGGATGCTTACAAGCTGGATGGAACAAGACTGTGGCGCATCAATATGGGGCCAAATATCCGTGCGGGAGCGCACTACTCTCCGTTCCTGGTTTATGATTTCGACGGTGACGGCAGAGCGGAACTGATGATGCGTACTGCGGATGGCACTGTCGATGGGCAAGGAAAGGTCATTGGTGACGCGAATGCAGATCACCGGAACAGTTCGGGCTACGTTCTGCTTGGGGATGAATTCCTGACTGTATTCGATGGTGAAACCGGGGCTGCGCTGGATACGGTGGAATATGATCCGCCGCGCGGAGATGTGGCTTCATGGGGAGATGGCTATGGAAACCGGGTGGACCGTTTCCTCGCAGCGGTGGCGTATCTGGACGGTGAACATCCAAGTGCCATGTTTAGCCGTGGATATTATACGCGTACCGTGCTGGCCTCCTACAATTTCCGTGATGGAAAGTTGAGCAAAGTGTGGCGTTTTGACTCCAATGATGATGGCTACGGCGAGTATGCAGGCCAAGGAAATCACAATCTCTCGGTTGCAGATGTGGATGGGGACGGCAAGGATGAGATTACATTTGGCGCAATGGCTATTGATGATGATGGCAAACCGCTCTACAATACGAAACTTGGGCATGGTGATGCGATGCATCTAAGTGATCTGGACCCGACTCGTCCGGGACTGGAGGTGTTCGACGTACACGAACACAAAGATTCGCAGTACGGTATGGAAATGCGTGATGCAGCTACCGGTGAGATTCTCTGGGGTGTATTCACAGGTATCGATACCGGACGCGGCATGGCTGCGGATATTGATCCGAATTATCCGGGGTCGGAAGTGTGGGCAGCCACAATTACGAATGAACAGCACATTCCGATCACCGGGCTCTACAGTGCTCAGGGCGAACTAATCTCGACGAAGATTCCATCGTCCACCAACTTCGGCATCTGGTGGGACGGAGACCTGCTGCGTGAACTGCAGGATGGCATTCGTGTCGACAAATGGGATGCCCAGAACCAAACGACGGTTAATCTGCTGACGGCAACAGGTGCGGCTTCGAACAATGGTACCAAAGCCAACCCGAGCTTGCAGGCCGATCTGTTTGGCGACTGGCGTGAAGAAGTGATGTGGCGCAGCCAGGACAGTTCGGAATTACGCATTTATACGACGACAGATGAGACGGTTGCGCGCATTCGCACGTTGATGCATGATCCGGTTTACCGCCTTGGGGTAGCTTGGCAAAATGTAGCCTATAACCAGCCGCCACACACCGGCTTCCATCTGGGAGTAGGCATGGATCAGCCAGCGGCACCGAATATTCGTTATGTAGGTGCTCCGCAAGAAATGGAAGATACAACGCCTCCGGTCATTACCGGAATGCCTGCGGAACAGATGAGTGAAGAGGATATACTCAAAGTTGGTGTGAAGGCAGAAGATCCGGAGTCCGGAATCACGCTTCTGCAATTAACTTGGGATGGTGAGGCTGTAGAGCAGGGTGATGAAATTACGCTGGCGGGGTTGGTCGGCAAACACACATTTACAGCCCGGGCAGTGAATGGTGTGGGACTCATCACCGAGCTTTCCGTAGAAGTGACAGTCATTGCCGCAGACCAGGCCGCAGGTGAACCCGGTGTACCTGTGTTGTCCGACAATGCGGGCTATAGCTCTGGCCTGGCCGACGGAACCTACACCATCACGATGAATATGTGGTGGGGGAATAACGGTACACGGTATAAATTGTATGAGAATGGTGAACTGATCGATACGCAGAAGCTTACAGCTTCTACCCCTTCTGCCCAAAAGGCATCTACGGATATTTCGGGACGGGCGGATGGTACGTATGTGTATACTTGCGAACTGATCAATTCAAAGGGGACAACCGAATGCGCGCCACATACTGTAACCGTGCGAGATGCTGCACCAACAAAACCGGTGCTTTCTCATGACAACTGGGATGGAGATGGAAACTACACCATTACGGTGAATATGTGGTGGGGCACGAATGCCACCTCCTATCGTCTGTATGAGAACGGTCAAGAAATCGACAGCCAGCCGCTGACCGCTGCATCCCCGAATGCACAGACGGCAACGGCGGTGATTACAGATCGCGCACCAGGCGAGTATGAATACCATGTGGAATGGATTAACACGAGTGGATCGGTTACAAGTGATGTGATTAAGGTGAAGGTCACCCGTTAA